The DNA sequence CTATTACTTGCATCTCCTTATATAGCTAAAAAATTTTCCGTTTTATATAGCTAAAAAATTTCTGTATCTCATTTATATTAAACTCGAGATCACTTTTTCATATCTCGTTTGTCTAACTGTACACCCTAACTTTATCTCGTTTGCACTCGAATCacctttaattaaatttatatcttattttatttagagtataaaaaaaatatgcctataattaactcatttttattgtaaatgaaataaataataaaacacaaATCAGTAAAGTATCTCCAAATTATCTATATATGTAAATAggttaatttacaaaaaaaaaaacaaaactagtTCAAGCATATCTTTCCTAACCATGGCCGCGCAACGCACGAGACCAtgcactaatattttttttaaaaaaaaataggttGTTAATGGGACTAACATACTATTAGAAGTTTTAAGAGATAATGAACTATTTTATCGGTTATTGTTTTACATGGATTTACTTCAATCTCTTTATCTAGCACTAATTTCTGCAATATAAAAGTTACatgaatttataaatttactCTGAAGTAGGAACAAGAAAGGACAACGTTGTGATTTACAAAATAATGCTCCAATTTACAATTTAAAGTAGGAAAAAAAATATTCAGAATAAGCTAGAATATCTGGATAAGTTCTCTTCAAGGGGGAAAAAAAAGTCTAGGTAGAttggtttattatttttatcaaaattctttattttcaataatatattatttatttatgaattcaattaaaaatgaaCATCTTTTCaattaatatcaaataattttttttaaattactttttcgtttaaaatttaaaattatagacTATAAATCCTCTAAAAAACTAAgaactaaaaaatttataaaaaaataattaatattaattaattaaaaaaattactatacttattttttatattttacctcCAATGAGTATTCGAATGTGGCAGGACTAATATATCCAATACATTTTTTCTATAAGTCAATAAATCTAGTATGAAATTTATTAAAGATGAGTTTTtggtgaatttgattttatatatttcttttaactttcagatgtttttatttttaaaaattttgatatgttctttttCTTATGGTAAATATTGGCAGCAATATCAAGTGTGTAATATTGGTTCCAAGACTTTCTCATATCTAATCCAAAAGAGAGAATATCCATAAAAAGGCGATCAAGACCACATAGAGTGAGCAAAACACCGCCATCTAATTATAAGCTTACAGGGTCCCGTTATGAAATTGAATGCTTTGTGAAGAAAGCCCCCTCATTGCTAATCTTGCGAAGTTGGTTTAAAATCTCATCAAAGTCTGCAGGTGGTTCGCACGAAAAGTGCACCTCTTGCCCCGTATGGGGATGCTTAAACCTGCAAAACAACAGGAAAAACCAGCGGCTTTATCAAGTTTCATAAATCACAGTCAAGAATGACATGAACCTCTTGCTAAAGACTTTTTAGCGAGGAAACTAAAAGAGGACGTTATCCTCTCACCCGAGAGTCAAAGCATGAAGACATGGTCTATCTATTCTGGAAACCATTTGTACAATTTTGCTATGTAAACCGGAGGGTGTCCTGGGACGAAGCAGTGACAGGACCATGCTCCTCGTTGCTCCATAAACCTCGTCACCCAGAAGAGGAACTCCCAAGTACTTGGCATGAGCACGGATCTGCAAAAAAGAGAAATAATCAAAGCCTGAAGCGATAAGAAACTGAGTCAGTAAAATAGTTTCACATGCTTCGATCCAAAATCACACCTCACAAGGGCAAAGGGGGCATAATCTTTGTGCAATGTAACATTTTTTTAGAAGTACCTGATGAGTGCGTCCAGTTTCCAACTTCCACTCGACCAACGCACAACCACCCCTGGCAAGTATCTCAATTACCTTGTACCTGACGGATACGTTTAAACATTTAGATGACAGCACTTCATTTGTTATGAAACTTTATCTCAAATAAGCATTTGAGTAATAAAGAAAGCAAACCAAAAACAATGACTGAtgacataaatacatcacaaaagCTGAAATATTTCAACTGTTCTCTTTAGTTTTAACCGGTTGATTAGAAGACTATAATTGCTATAATTGCTAGCCAGCTAAGTTAACCTACTTCCACTAGAAAATTGTAATACAAATAACAAAGCTAATTAACAAGGAAACATGGTTTGAATAAAAGCGAACTCAAATTTAGTATCAATTTTATGCAGCACATGTTTAAGTGTAAAAGTACCATAAATCACCTACTAGCAGCATGCCGGGATTTTCTAGGATTGAGTGGTCCAGCTACAGCAGTCATACGAAGCCGATTATTAGGATCACGACCAACAGGAACCTCAACACGCCCAGCAACAGGAGTGGGTAGCCCTGCAGTAAGGCTAACATACACCCTCTTGATTGTACGTAGCTTAAACTGTTCCGACAATTTCATATGAGAATGTTCATCCTAATATCAAAGTACATTTAGCTAAATGTTAAATTTTTGAAGTATCAACAAGAATTTGTTACTTTACTAGAGGTGGGCACTAGCCATAAGTTTTGAGGCTGCCAGAATCACCTTTGCAACAACTAGTAACCCACTTGTGCCTTTATCCAATCTGTGTACAATCCCTGGGCGAATGGATGCCACAGACGGCCTAGTTGATAATCCTTCACAAGAACTTACATTAGTATAGAAGCTATTGAACTCATCGTCAGAATCTTCAGTATTTGAAAGAGCTTCCTCTTTAGAATATTCAACATTCGGAAGGTTACAATGGTGAAGAATGCCATTGACTAATGTTCCAGATGTATTTCCAGGTGCTGGATGCACAACCTATGTTACACATAACAAAATTTCGATGTCAGTAATATCACTTAGCAGGTATCACTTTGCCCTTTTAACCATTTCTCATGTGCCTTAAACATTGGAGTAATCAAGATAAACATTGGAATTCCAACTTTACAGAACTCTCGGTGGTTTAAAAATCAGTAGAAATCAACTTACAAACAAAAAGCCAAACCTTCACCAAACACTGAACCAACTCAGTAAGTACatgactaattatttattattaattaaaaaagaagaaaaacacttGGGAAGATATAGAGAATTACCATGTGTGCAGGTTTATTTATGACTAACACATGCTCATCTTCATAAACTATATCCAAAGGTATATTTTCTGGCACAGCTCGCAAAGTCTGCAACTCAGCAATTGTGCATGATATCTCATCCCCAGCTTTTACATTGAAGGAAACCTGCTCAAGCAAGCATCACCAATTAAAAGTTGGTGTCACCAGTCTATGTAGCTCGTATGCAAATTAAACAATTAACAGAGGACACCAGATATCAGGCATCAAGAGACCAAGGATCcagtttattttttatcaaaagatTTGGGATTAAAGTCCAAGAACTGCTGTTTGGAACATGTTACGCTGAGTGCATCAAATCAGTTCAACAAGTTTCTTGCTGCAACAAAGAAAGCTAGCATTATGAGGCGTAGCATATCATTTCCACAGCCAAACAATTCAGATTTATGAGCATCATCTAACAAATATCTTAAGAGTGTAGTTAATCATTTCCACATCTCATGTTCATCAATAAACCATAAATCATACATTATTAACAGGGATAAACCAGAACCATGACAACTCCAGATATATAGAATATCCATAATAATTCTAATGAACAAACATAATTATGCCACCAGCAGTCCAGAACTAAGATTCAATTATCCTAGTTCAATTTTTGTGTTGCcgttgaaacatgaaaattgaaACAAACTACTATACACAGAATAAGCTACTCGCATAGCTGACGTTCCAAAATAAGCGAGATGAAAACAAAAATCAGCATCAGAATCAAAATCAGTTTACTAGTCAGTAGTCACTACCGATAAGTTTAATCATATTGACACGAAGTTCTTTACAGCTGAAACACACTTCCACAGACAAAAATAATCGCTCATACGCGGCCATTGACTTGAGAAATTACCTTATCAACGACGCGGCCATTGACTTGAACTAGTCCAGCTCTGATGCTCGATTGAACGCGAGCTCTACTGATTCCGCTGATGCGAGAAGAGATCCAACTATCGAGTCTCAGTTTTCCAGATCTGATTCCGTTATCCACCGTCTCCTCCAGCCGAACACCGGCATAGTTCGTCCTTGAATCGGCGATGGTTTCCTGCCTCAAATCAGAGCCTGAGTCTCCGGCGAAGCCAGAACTAGCGGCAACTCTTCGCGCAGTGCCAACACGAGATTTATAGTCCGGAGTAGAGAAGAAGAGCGAAGGTGTGGTTTGAAATTGGATTGCTCTTGCAGCGAAAACACGGCAACATCCACAAGAGTGAACTGAGAGCATTTCTATATTTTCTTatcattattttttcaaattttctgttACTTGGTCCCTCTTTTATAGCTCGGCGTTGGGTATACGAGAAGGATATGAAATGACGATCCTAAAGTTGAAACTTGAAACGAGAACCTTGTTTCGGGCTTGGGCCTAGGCCAAAAATGGACCAAACTCCTAGATCATAAAtgacaaaacaaaaatatatcttaaaatatttttctaattctaaaataCTTAccatttatcaatttattagaaaaataattttaacaaacTCTCCGCATAAAGTTTACAATAATATCTAACGCCATGTAAATTACTTACTTACTtacttattaaaaatatttttacttacTTACATACTCTTATTAgtgctggttttttttttttttctcttttgttattgtCGTGGTTTCTTTTTCCTCctcttatttaatttcttttcctttttctttctccaCCTCCTTCGTCATCGTCCTCCTCCTCTCATttgatgttttcttttcttttttctttctccacCTCCTCCATCACTGTCATTGTCCACCTCCTCCTCTTattcaatttcttttcctttttctttctccaCCTCCTTCGTCATCGTCCTCCTCCTCTCATttgatgttttcttttcttttttctttctccacCTCCTCCATCACTGTCAttgtcattatcatcatcattatcgttATCATTATCGTCGTTTTCTTCTTCTACGTAAATAAATTTGTTTATTCTCTTTCGATTTTTTGCACTTGTTCTACTTAATTTTGCTGTATTATCT is a window from the Arachis hypogaea cultivar Tifrunner chromosome 17, arahy.Tifrunner.gnm2.J5K5, whole genome shotgun sequence genome containing:
- the LOC112765781 gene encoding RNA pseudouridine synthase 2, chloroplastic, giving the protein MLSVHSCGCCRVFAARAIQFQTTPSLFFSTPDYKSRVGTARRVAASSGFAGDSGSDLRQETIADSRTNYAGVRLEETVDNGIRSGKLRLDSWISSRISGISRARVQSSIRAGLVQVNGRVVDKVSFNVKAGDEISCTIAELQTLRAVPENIPLDIVYEDEHVLVINKPAHMVVHPAPGNTSGTLVNGILHHCNLPNVEYSKEEALSNTEDSDDEFNSFYTNVSSCEGLSTRPSVASIRPGIVHRLDKGTSGLLVVAKDEHSHMKLSEQFKLRTIKRVYVSLTAGLPTPVAGRVEVPVGRDPNNRLRMTAVAGPLNPRKSRHAASRYKVIEILARGGCALVEWKLETGRTHQIRAHAKYLGVPLLGDEVYGATRSMVLSLLRPRTPSGLHSKIVQMVSRIDRPCLHALTLGFKHPHTGQEVHFSCEPPADFDEILNQLRKISNEGAFFTKHSIS